A portion of the Leifsonia sp. EB41 genome contains these proteins:
- a CDS encoding MFS transporter, with protein METTASPRTLKTIVAASMAGTVVEWYEFFLYATAASLVFGTFFFPATGSPLDGVIAAFVTYAVGFIARPLGGIVFGQIGDRLGRKPTLQATIIIVGAATFLMGCLPGFASVGYWAPALLVALRFIQGFALGGEWGGAVLLVAEQSPDRSRGFWSSWPQAAVPVGNLLATLVLLVSSWVMSPEAFLSWGWRIAFWLSAVIVLVGFYIRTRVNEAPIFIEAKAQAESDQRGGYGVGQVLKRYPGGVLKAMGLRFAENIFYYIVVSFTIVYLKEVHNYDTGQLLLALLVAHVVHFLVIPQVGRLSDRVGRKPVYLVGAVLAATWAFFAFPLFDTLNPPLIVLAVTIGLVFHAFMYAPQPAIMSELFPTRMRYSGVSLGSQVVSIVAGSLAPILATAWLKDYHSWMPVAVYIVIACVVTLVAVLTLRETKGISLEAVDQADAARDVRSAAPSVAR; from the coding sequence ATGGAAACCACCGCGAGTCCCCGCACCCTCAAGACGATCGTCGCCGCATCCATGGCAGGCACGGTCGTCGAATGGTATGAGTTCTTCCTCTACGCCACCGCCGCGAGCCTCGTCTTCGGCACGTTCTTCTTCCCCGCCACCGGCAGTCCGCTGGACGGGGTCATCGCCGCATTCGTCACGTACGCGGTCGGATTCATCGCCCGCCCGCTCGGCGGGATCGTCTTCGGGCAGATCGGCGACCGGCTCGGCCGCAAGCCCACGCTGCAGGCGACCATCATCATCGTCGGCGCCGCCACGTTCCTGATGGGCTGCCTGCCCGGCTTCGCGAGCGTCGGCTACTGGGCGCCCGCCCTGCTCGTCGCTCTGCGCTTCATCCAGGGCTTCGCGCTGGGCGGCGAGTGGGGCGGCGCCGTCCTGCTGGTGGCCGAGCAGAGCCCGGACCGCAGCCGCGGGTTCTGGTCGAGCTGGCCGCAGGCCGCCGTGCCGGTCGGCAACCTCCTCGCCACCCTCGTGCTCCTGGTGTCGTCGTGGGTGATGAGCCCGGAGGCGTTCCTGAGCTGGGGCTGGCGGATCGCGTTCTGGCTGTCCGCGGTGATCGTGCTCGTGGGCTTCTACATCCGCACGCGGGTCAACGAGGCGCCGATCTTCATCGAGGCGAAGGCGCAGGCGGAGAGCGACCAGCGCGGCGGCTACGGCGTGGGCCAGGTGCTCAAGCGCTACCCCGGAGGCGTGCTGAAGGCGATGGGCCTGCGCTTCGCGGAGAACATCTTCTACTACATCGTGGTCAGCTTCACGATCGTCTACCTGAAGGAAGTGCACAACTACGACACCGGTCAGCTCCTGCTGGCCCTGCTGGTCGCGCACGTCGTGCACTTCCTCGTCATCCCGCAGGTCGGCCGCCTCAGCGACCGCGTCGGACGCAAGCCCGTCTACCTGGTCGGCGCGGTGCTCGCCGCCACCTGGGCATTCTTCGCCTTCCCGCTGTTCGACACCCTCAACCCGCCGCTCATCGTCCTGGCGGTGACCATCGGCCTGGTGTTCCACGCGTTCATGTACGCCCCGCAGCCCGCCATCATGTCGGAGCTGTTCCCGACCAGGATGCGCTACTCGGGGGTCTCCCTCGGCTCGCAGGTGGTGTCGATCGTGGCCGGCTCGCTCGCGCCCATCCTCGCGACGGCCTGGCTGAAGGACTACCACAGCTGGATGCCGGTGGCCGTCTACATCGTGATCGCCTGCGTCGTGACTCTGGTCGCCGTGCTGACGCTGCGCGAGACGAAGGGCATCTCGCTGGAGGCCGTCGACCAGGCCGACGCTGCCCGCGACGTCCGGAGCGCAGCGCCGTCCGTCGCGCGCTGA
- a CDS encoding VOC family protein: MDSYTTDQILTPLRGVDHVAYVTWNPGETRDFYVEAMHMPLVHAITAKGWLVDDYPDFAHFFFDMGNGNHIAFFYFFGLPPEEAPSDLMQRSRHIAFHVDTEDELNDWRSSLKSHGVRVTRPITHELIESIYFHDPNGIQLEITRPLRAFDQRDSRDADLTLQALADVAASPAPSIEELWRRKFALVSRNVERTEVGSIR; encoded by the coding sequence ATGGACTCCTACACAACAGATCAAATTCTCACCCCGCTGAGGGGCGTTGACCACGTTGCTTATGTGACGTGGAATCCGGGCGAGACCCGCGACTTCTACGTCGAGGCAATGCACATGCCACTCGTACATGCCATTACCGCCAAAGGGTGGCTCGTTGACGACTACCCCGACTTCGCCCACTTCTTCTTCGACATGGGCAACGGGAACCACATCGCGTTTTTCTACTTCTTCGGCCTTCCACCGGAAGAAGCCCCCAGCGATCTGATGCAGCGATCGCGGCACATCGCCTTCCACGTCGACACCGAGGACGAACTCAACGACTGGCGCTCGAGCCTCAAATCGCATGGAGTCAGAGTGACACGACCCATCACCCACGAACTCATCGAATCGATCTACTTCCACGATCCGAACGGAATCCAACTCGAGATAACTCGGCCACTCCGAGCCTTCGATCAGAGGGACAGTCGGGACGCTGACCTGACCCTGCAAGCCTTGGCTGATGTGGCAGCCTCGCCGGCCCCGTCCATAGAAGAACTCTGGAGGCGAAAGTTCGCCCTCGTTTCAAGGAATGTCGAGCGGACCGAAGTTGGGAGCATTCGATGA
- a CDS encoding FAD-dependent oxidoreductase: MSDTSSARRHSVLIVGAGPAGLSAALALRKHGIDVLVIERRGPDSPRPGSRAAYLHGQTLRHFEAISPGLGRRVADAGIMWHTKRTLWRGRDIYCQTYPAPDPEDLPPFTSLPQTRTEDIMLEACIAAGVEFEWDCNIVNITSDTSGVLATDSRGYRWEADYVLGADGARSAVRSAIGVSLEGPRTNHEFVVVDLAHTPEADTPTERVFHYQNPRLGGRNTLAVPFAGGWRVDLSLNSDDDASTFTTPEGLSDWIPKVMSREYVDRVTWVSTYRFAQQTATALTDTHRRVLLCGEAAHLFAPFGARGMNSSVPDSISAVSAVELALEHGPRTPRAHAAIELFERERLDAARYNRACADLALQHMTGASRAIRVKQRIAASVAIWGRKTGKWLDSAPYGPPLAARRGKAAAY; the protein is encoded by the coding sequence GTGAGCGACACGAGCTCGGCTCGCCGACACTCCGTCCTCATCGTTGGCGCAGGACCAGCAGGACTCAGTGCCGCCCTAGCATTGAGGAAACACGGAATCGACGTGCTCGTCATAGAACGCCGCGGGCCTGATTCCCCCCGGCCAGGAAGCCGCGCCGCGTACCTCCACGGTCAAACCCTGCGCCACTTCGAGGCAATCTCGCCAGGCCTCGGTCGGCGGGTCGCGGATGCGGGCATCATGTGGCACACCAAACGGACGTTGTGGCGAGGGCGCGACATCTACTGCCAGACGTATCCCGCCCCAGACCCCGAAGATCTTCCCCCGTTCACCTCGTTGCCCCAGACACGGACCGAAGACATCATGCTCGAAGCCTGCATCGCGGCGGGTGTCGAATTCGAATGGGACTGCAACATCGTCAACATCACCAGCGATACCTCGGGAGTCCTCGCCACGGACTCTCGCGGTTATCGCTGGGAGGCGGACTACGTCTTAGGCGCCGACGGCGCCCGCTCCGCGGTCCGAAGCGCGATCGGGGTATCCCTAGAAGGCCCCCGAACCAACCACGAATTCGTCGTCGTCGACCTTGCTCACACCCCCGAAGCCGATACACCAACCGAAAGAGTCTTCCACTACCAAAATCCACGGCTCGGCGGTCGGAATACGCTCGCCGTCCCTTTCGCAGGCGGATGGCGCGTTGACCTCAGCCTCAATTCAGATGACGACGCGTCCACCTTCACGACCCCCGAGGGACTCAGCGACTGGATACCCAAGGTGATGTCACGCGAATACGTGGACCGAGTGACCTGGGTTTCGACCTACCGCTTCGCTCAGCAAACGGCGACCGCCCTCACAGACACCCATCGAAGGGTACTGCTCTGCGGGGAAGCTGCCCATCTCTTCGCTCCATTCGGAGCGCGCGGCATGAACTCCAGCGTTCCCGATTCGATCTCAGCCGTCAGCGCCGTAGAGCTTGCCTTGGAACACGGCCCACGAACGCCGCGTGCACACGCAGCGATCGAGCTGTTCGAACGCGAACGACTGGACGCCGCTCGATACAACCGCGCATGCGCCGATCTTGCGCTTCAACACATGACGGGGGCTTCCCGAGCGATCCGGGTCAAACAGAGAATCGCAGCGTCAGTCGCCATCTGGGGCCGGAAAACCGGAAAGTGGCTCGACTCGGCGCCGTACGGCCCACCTCTCGCTGCACGACGGGGCAAAGCAGCGGCATACTGA
- a CDS encoding phosphatidylserine decarboxylase family protein, with translation MTRESEELKRRGGWLPHDQDELEAWLDGRIERLGADDTAPYRHPVIQEFADLIDRDAIVRMYLTRMIEEVPTTRQYSARHIESVGQLLRLIDDVLDTAPEFSEGAMVTTPLTGILDWTMGTPSGMAAYRDPRVNAILKKVLDAWAEFLNGPGSLSVLNDSPQGWMSEKAREVVGIDQFEHDPDAEHWGFTSWNDFFTRRLKEGARPVDSPNDDAVVVSACESTPYRISRDVARHSEFWIKNQPYSLQDLLAGDESVDELVGGTVYQGFLSALNYHRWHSPVAGTIVRAFVQPGTYFSEADSEGADAVESTLSQGYLAHVAARAIILIQADNPAIGVLAVVPVGMVEVSSCVIGDDIVPGRHVAKGDELGYFQFGGSTECVIFRPGAIQEFALGAIPQTGEAGASVLKVRSRLAVAAH, from the coding sequence ATGACCCGGGAATCCGAGGAACTCAAACGCCGCGGCGGCTGGCTCCCGCACGACCAGGACGAACTGGAGGCGTGGCTGGACGGCCGGATCGAGCGGCTCGGCGCGGACGATACGGCGCCGTACCGGCATCCCGTGATCCAGGAGTTCGCCGACCTCATCGACCGGGACGCGATCGTGCGCATGTACCTGACCCGGATGATCGAGGAGGTACCGACGACCCGCCAGTACAGCGCACGTCACATCGAGAGCGTCGGCCAGCTCCTCCGGCTGATCGACGACGTGCTGGACACGGCGCCCGAGTTCAGCGAGGGCGCGATGGTGACCACACCGCTCACGGGCATCCTCGACTGGACGATGGGCACCCCCTCCGGGATGGCCGCCTACCGCGACCCCCGGGTCAACGCGATCCTGAAGAAGGTCCTCGACGCCTGGGCCGAGTTCCTCAACGGGCCGGGCTCGCTCTCCGTGCTGAACGACTCGCCGCAGGGCTGGATGTCAGAGAAGGCCCGCGAGGTCGTGGGCATCGACCAGTTCGAGCACGACCCCGACGCCGAGCACTGGGGCTTCACCTCCTGGAACGACTTCTTCACCCGCCGGCTGAAGGAGGGCGCGCGGCCGGTCGACTCCCCCAATGACGACGCGGTGGTGGTCAGCGCCTGCGAGTCCACGCCGTACCGGATCAGCCGGGACGTCGCTCGGCACAGCGAGTTCTGGATCAAGAACCAGCCCTACTCGCTTCAGGACCTGCTCGCAGGCGACGAGTCGGTGGACGAGCTCGTCGGCGGGACGGTGTACCAGGGCTTCCTCAGCGCGCTGAACTACCACCGCTGGCACAGCCCGGTCGCAGGGACCATCGTCCGCGCCTTCGTGCAGCCGGGCACCTACTTCTCCGAGGCAGACTCGGAGGGCGCGGACGCGGTGGAGTCGACGCTCTCGCAGGGCTACCTCGCCCATGTGGCTGCGCGGGCGATCATCCTCATCCAGGCGGACAACCCCGCGATCGGGGTGCTGGCGGTAGTGCCGGTGGGCATGGTCGAGGTGTCCTCCTGCGTGATCGGCGACGACATCGTGCCGGGTCGTCACGTGGCGAAGGGCGACGAGCTGGGCTACTTCCAGTTCGGCGGGTCGACCGAGTGTGTGATCTTCCGGCCCGGGGCGATCCAGGAGTTCGCGCTCGGGGCCATCCCGCAGACCGGCGAGGCGGGCGCATCCGTGCTGAAGGTGCGCTCGAGGCTCGCAGTCGCGGCACATTAG
- a CDS encoding helix-turn-helix domain-containing protein — protein MDALRRVQSSTGDPAEADALLREAGGRFAFSRDPGSDFSFRVKQAGDEGVAVGVYRIDGEWQSAGEFDQYGVSGVFSGDYRWEIDGDRDSGYATPFLSRPGHELFGHGDDLTIVNVYITPERLREVARQIYADDRIDPVFDSPRPIDPQRSLIMLQTLQVASEYLRSGMIEHPLVRASLFHQLAVGALGTFPLRRDGGHAPATLRSEAAVYRRATRFIDDCLSLPITLGDVAAAAATDLNTLNAAFRSRTGTGAGSYLRRARLSAARVDRVAEPGLSDAALAARWGFASEDRFRRSYRAAFGVPEGSP, from the coding sequence GTGGACGCTCTCAGGCGCGTGCAGAGCAGCACGGGCGACCCGGCGGAGGCCGACGCACTGCTGCGCGAGGCGGGAGGCCGGTTCGCGTTCTCCCGCGATCCGGGGTCGGACTTCTCCTTCCGGGTGAAGCAAGCCGGTGACGAGGGCGTCGCCGTCGGGGTGTACCGCATCGACGGGGAGTGGCAGTCCGCCGGCGAGTTCGACCAGTACGGCGTCTCCGGCGTCTTCTCCGGCGACTACCGGTGGGAGATCGACGGCGACCGCGACTCCGGCTATGCGACCCCGTTCCTGTCGCGGCCCGGGCACGAGCTGTTCGGTCACGGCGACGACCTGACGATCGTCAACGTCTACATCACCCCCGAACGGCTCAGGGAGGTCGCCCGCCAGATCTACGCCGACGACCGCATCGACCCGGTCTTCGACTCGCCCCGGCCGATCGACCCGCAGCGCAGCCTCATCATGCTGCAGACCCTCCAGGTGGCCTCGGAGTACCTGCGATCCGGGATGATCGAGCATCCGCTGGTCCGGGCGAGCCTGTTCCACCAGCTCGCGGTCGGCGCGCTGGGGACCTTCCCGCTGCGACGCGACGGTGGGCATGCGCCCGCGACGCTGCGGTCCGAGGCCGCCGTCTACCGCCGCGCGACGCGCTTCATCGACGACTGCCTGTCGCTGCCGATCACCCTCGGCGACGTCGCCGCCGCGGCCGCGACCGACCTCAACACCCTCAATGCGGCGTTCCGGTCGCGCACGGGAACCGGCGCGGGCAGCTACCTGCGCCGCGCCCGCCTCTCGGCAGCGCGGGTCGACCGGGTGGCCGAGCCGGGACTGAGCGACGCGGCGCTGGCCGCTCGCTGGGGATTCGCCTCGGAGGACCGGTTCCGCCGTTCGTATCGGGCCGCCTTCGGCGTGCCGGAGGGGTCCCCTTAG
- a CDS encoding ATP-binding protein, with product MTLSPADVALADEQDTERSRAAFPWWGWLLGVALIFGASVLGVRLAPPGSQVAIWWPAAGLSVLLVLLVRGGRERAAALGVVFVATALANAVAGRPVLVSSAFGLANTVEALVVVAILLRVGGPGFRLRDLDSALRFTGAVLAGAVAIGVLAAATVVVFEGGSFFATAAFVAASHAAAVFMIAPFGLLPPAIPVRATVVEMVVQGVALAAVIVVVFHPAVSLPLAFLPYPVLSWAAFRFPIRVAVTETLLASMAMLALTIAGGGPFNHSTLDFTQRAALGETFLVTFAGFAVVLAAAQYELRATTRQLLATSRLLSGSLVEASVGLLIGERSRAGELRVIWRNPTATALLPHGSGRRWEGELADAARSALADGSAVTVADESRTLTVAANGIPDEPDRFAVQLVDVTDTLRLQAATLAAEREQEAARTTRLDLERQREDFVATTSHELRTPITSIVGFCELLAESDALGDQEKAWVEVIDRNAVRLSSLVEDLLTLGAVARPAGALAEADMDAQIRDVVSASSVIAAKKHIDLSAAGHAGVARAEPADVGRILTNLVANAVKFTPDGGRVTVTSSTGDATITVVVADTGPGMSEEIRAHAFDRFYRAPGMQRDAVPGTGLGLAIVAELVERNGGSVRLDSPATGGTRATIELPRSMPSR from the coding sequence GTGACCCTCAGCCCTGCCGACGTTGCGCTCGCCGACGAACAGGACACCGAGCGGTCCCGTGCCGCCTTCCCGTGGTGGGGGTGGCTGCTGGGCGTCGCCCTGATCTTCGGCGCGTCGGTGCTCGGCGTCCGGCTGGCGCCGCCGGGCAGCCAGGTCGCGATCTGGTGGCCCGCTGCCGGCCTCTCCGTGCTGCTGGTGCTGCTCGTGCGCGGCGGCAGGGAGCGGGCGGCGGCGTTGGGCGTGGTCTTCGTGGCCACGGCTCTGGCGAACGCTGTGGCCGGGCGACCGGTCCTGGTCTCGTCCGCGTTCGGCCTGGCGAACACCGTCGAGGCGCTGGTGGTCGTCGCGATCCTGCTCCGGGTCGGAGGCCCGGGATTCCGCCTGCGCGACCTCGACTCCGCGCTGAGGTTCACCGGCGCCGTGCTCGCCGGCGCGGTCGCGATCGGGGTGCTGGCGGCCGCGACCGTCGTCGTCTTCGAGGGCGGCAGCTTCTTCGCCACGGCGGCGTTCGTCGCCGCTTCGCACGCGGCGGCCGTGTTCATGATCGCTCCGTTCGGACTGCTCCCGCCGGCCATCCCGGTTCGCGCGACCGTCGTGGAGATGGTGGTCCAGGGCGTCGCGCTGGCGGCGGTGATCGTCGTCGTCTTCCACCCGGCGGTGAGCCTGCCGCTCGCGTTCCTCCCCTATCCGGTGCTCTCGTGGGCGGCGTTCCGGTTCCCCATCCGCGTCGCGGTGACCGAGACGCTCCTGGCGTCGATGGCCATGCTCGCGCTCACCATCGCCGGCGGCGGTCCGTTCAATCACTCGACGCTGGACTTCACGCAGCGGGCCGCGCTCGGGGAGACCTTCCTGGTCACCTTCGCCGGCTTCGCGGTCGTCCTGGCGGCAGCCCAGTACGAGCTGCGGGCCACCACCCGGCAGCTTCTCGCCACCTCCCGGCTCCTCTCCGGCAGCCTCGTCGAGGCCTCCGTGGGGCTGCTGATCGGGGAGCGGTCCCGAGCAGGAGAACTGCGCGTGATCTGGCGCAACCCCACCGCCACTGCTCTGCTTCCTCACGGGAGCGGCCGGCGCTGGGAAGGGGAGCTCGCCGATGCCGCCAGGTCGGCGCTCGCGGACGGGTCCGCCGTCACGGTGGCTGACGAGTCGCGCACGCTCACGGTGGCGGCGAACGGCATCCCGGACGAACCCGACCGCTTCGCCGTGCAGCTCGTCGACGTGACCGACACGCTCCGATTGCAGGCGGCGACGCTCGCCGCCGAACGCGAGCAGGAGGCGGCGCGCACCACCCGACTGGATCTGGAGCGACAGCGCGAGGACTTCGTCGCGACGACGAGCCACGAGCTCCGCACCCCGATCACCAGCATCGTCGGGTTCTGCGAGCTGCTCGCCGAGTCGGACGCGCTCGGAGACCAGGAGAAGGCCTGGGTGGAGGTGATCGACCGGAACGCCGTGCGGCTGTCCTCCCTCGTCGAAGACCTCCTGACCCTGGGGGCGGTGGCGAGGCCCGCCGGCGCGCTCGCCGAGGCCGACATGGACGCGCAGATCCGCGACGTGGTGAGCGCGTCCAGCGTCATCGCGGCGAAGAAGCACATCGACCTCTCGGCAGCGGGCCATGCCGGGGTCGCCCGCGCGGAGCCGGCGGACGTGGGCCGCATCCTGACCAACCTGGTCGCGAACGCCGTCAAGTTCACCCCGGACGGCGGGCGCGTGACAGTCACTTCGTCCACCGGCGATGCGACGATCACCGTGGTCGTGGCGGACACCGGACCGGGCATGAGCGAGGAGATCCGCGCGCACGCCTTCGACCGGTTCTATCGCGCGCCGGGGATGCAGCGCGACGCGGTCCCAGGGACGGGCCTCGGCCTGGCGATCGTCGCGGAGCTGGTGGAGCGCAACGGGGGCTCGGTGCGGCTCGATTCGCCCGCCACCGGCGGCACTCGTGCGACGATCGAGCTGCCGAGGAGCATGCCCTCGCGGTGA
- a CDS encoding 3-hydroxybutyrate dehydrogenase, translated as MSPFQGRRALVTGGASGIGAACARAFAAAGAHVTVADIDGDAASRVAAEIGGSSWKVDLADTGALADLRLDTDILVNNAGIQHVSPIEEFDPERFSLILRLMLEAPFLLIRAALPGMYDRGFGRVINLSSVHGLRASKYKAAYVSAKHGLEGLSKVTALEGGEHGVTSNCIDPGYVRSPLVEKQIADQARLNGIDEDEVLSRVLLAESAVKRLVEPHEVASLALWLAGPDAGMVSGASYTMDGGWSAR; from the coding sequence ATGAGCCCGTTCCAGGGACGCCGCGCACTCGTCACCGGCGGCGCGAGCGGAATCGGCGCAGCCTGCGCCCGCGCGTTCGCCGCCGCCGGCGCGCACGTCACCGTGGCCGACATCGACGGCGACGCGGCCTCCCGCGTCGCCGCCGAGATCGGCGGCTCGAGCTGGAAGGTCGACCTCGCCGACACCGGCGCGCTCGCCGACCTCCGGCTCGACACCGACATCCTCGTCAACAACGCGGGCATCCAGCACGTGAGCCCGATCGAGGAGTTCGACCCGGAGCGGTTCTCGCTGATCCTCCGGCTCATGCTGGAGGCGCCGTTCCTGCTCATCCGCGCCGCGCTGCCCGGGATGTACGACCGCGGCTTCGGGCGCGTGATCAACCTGTCCAGCGTGCACGGCCTGCGCGCCTCGAAGTACAAGGCGGCGTACGTCTCGGCCAAGCACGGCCTGGAGGGGCTCTCGAAGGTGACTGCGCTGGAGGGCGGCGAGCACGGCGTGACGAGCAACTGCATCGACCCCGGTTACGTCCGCTCCCCGCTCGTGGAGAAGCAGATCGCGGACCAGGCCCGCCTCAACGGGATCGACGAAGACGAGGTGCTGTCACGGGTGCTGCTCGCTGAGTCGGCCGTGAAGCGGCTGGTCGAGCCGCACGAGGTCGCGAGCCTCGCGCTCTGGCTCGCGGGGCCGGACGCGGGGATGGTCTCCGGCGCGAGCTACACGATGGACGGCGGGTGGAGCGCCCGATGA
- a CDS encoding LysR family transcriptional regulator, with protein MDASKKPRSDDLLVLLAVARAGRFARAAEQLGVDHTTVSRRIDALEETLGGRLLTQASGGWELTPLGSRAVDVAGRIESAVAALTGPEADADPIDGVVRMSATDGFSAYIAAPAIAALRREHPGLSVEILTMTRRALQHRSGLDIEVVVGRPETRRAHTVELGSYALGMYASLDYLERNGTPTTPDEVFAHPLVYFIDSILQVDDLDLPRRLAPQMRDALTSTNVFVHVEATRAGAGIGLLPCFMADRHDDLVRLLPSEFHATLPYWMVVHPDSLRHPAVAAVAHALRDGARDAADILAGRSEGRQASAT; from the coding sequence ATGGACGCGTCGAAGAAGCCCAGGTCGGACGACCTGCTGGTTCTGCTCGCGGTGGCGCGGGCCGGCCGGTTCGCCCGCGCAGCCGAGCAGCTCGGCGTCGACCACACCACGGTCTCCCGGCGGATCGACGCGCTCGAGGAGACCCTGGGCGGACGGTTGCTGACCCAGGCGTCCGGTGGCTGGGAGCTCACGCCGTTGGGCAGCCGCGCGGTGGACGTCGCCGGCCGCATCGAGTCGGCGGTGGCGGCGCTCACCGGTCCGGAGGCGGACGCGGACCCCATCGACGGGGTCGTGAGGATGTCGGCGACCGACGGCTTCAGCGCGTACATCGCCGCCCCGGCCATCGCCGCGCTCCGGAGGGAGCATCCCGGCCTCTCGGTGGAGATCCTCACCATGACCCGGAGGGCGCTGCAGCACCGCTCCGGGCTGGACATCGAGGTCGTCGTCGGCCGGCCGGAGACCCGTCGCGCGCACACGGTCGAGCTGGGCTCCTATGCGCTCGGGATGTACGCCTCCCTCGACTACCTCGAACGGAACGGCACCCCGACGACGCCGGACGAGGTCTTCGCGCACCCGCTCGTCTACTTCATCGACTCGATCCTGCAGGTGGACGACCTCGACCTGCCGCGGCGCCTCGCCCCGCAGATGCGCGACGCACTGACCTCCACGAACGTGTTCGTGCACGTCGAGGCGACTCGCGCGGGCGCCGGCATCGGTCTGCTGCCGTGCTTCATGGCGGACCGCCACGACGACCTGGTCCGGCTGCTGCCGAGCGAGTTCCACGCCACTCTGCCGTACTGGATGGTCGTGCACCCGGACTCGCTGCGGCATCCCGCGGTCGCCGCCGTCGCGCACGCGCTCCGGGACGGGGCGCGGGACGCCGCGGACATCCTGGCCGGCCGGTCGGAAGGGCGGCAGGCGAGCGCTACCTGA
- a CDS encoding N-acetyltransferase family protein, translated as MSTSENTTTMTPATTLGGFTVEPLVVPVSVDAADAADFVAFVAVRSAVEAELRGHAGEVMTAAELLPDWRDESRQMTGLVAKVDGRVVARANLALPADAPECWGAVSVLPEFRGRGIGSALFARLEELARDAGRATIQNQTTYPAGVGGEAVAAPTGFGSVPVDVPSTRFLLRQGFTLEQVGRISALPLPVDADVLATLLAEAASAAAGYRTVSWQGRTPEEWVESIAFLRTRMSTDAPNAGIELTDVWTAERVRAVDDLWAESPRVALTSIVVDEATGQAVGFTELDVSSESDRPAEQMDTLVLREHRGHRLGMLLKLANLRELTARFPGCALVETVNAEENVPMLEVNDAIGFAASAFSARWRKRLDR; from the coding sequence ATGTCTACGTCAGAGAACACCACCACCATGACCCCCGCCACCACCCTGGGGGGCTTCACCGTCGAGCCGCTCGTCGTCCCGGTCAGCGTCGACGCCGCGGATGCCGCGGACTTCGTCGCCTTCGTCGCGGTGCGCAGCGCCGTCGAGGCGGAGCTGCGCGGCCACGCCGGCGAGGTCATGACCGCGGCCGAACTGCTGCCGGACTGGAGGGACGAGTCCCGGCAGATGACCGGACTCGTCGCCAAGGTCGACGGCCGCGTCGTCGCCCGGGCCAACCTGGCGCTGCCGGCCGACGCCCCGGAATGCTGGGGGGCGGTCTCCGTCCTCCCCGAGTTCCGCGGGCGCGGCATCGGCTCCGCGCTGTTCGCCCGCCTGGAGGAGCTGGCCAGGGACGCCGGCCGCGCGACCATCCAGAACCAGACGACCTACCCGGCCGGCGTCGGGGGCGAGGCGGTCGCCGCACCGACGGGATTCGGGTCGGTGCCGGTCGACGTCCCGTCGACCCGGTTCCTGCTCCGCCAGGGCTTCACGCTCGAACAGGTCGGGCGCATCAGCGCTCTGCCGCTCCCCGTCGACGCGGACGTGCTCGCCACGCTCCTCGCCGAGGCGGCCTCCGCGGCCGCCGGCTACCGGACGGTCTCCTGGCAGGGCCGGACGCCGGAGGAGTGGGTGGAGTCCATCGCGTTCCTGCGAACCCGGATGAGCACCGACGCCCCCAACGCCGGCATCGAGCTGACTGACGTCTGGACGGCGGAGCGCGTCCGCGCCGTCGACGACCTCTGGGCCGAGAGCCCGCGGGTCGCGCTGACGTCGATCGTGGTCGACGAGGCGACCGGACAGGCCGTGGGGTTCACCGAGCTCGACGTGTCCAGCGAGTCCGACCGCCCGGCCGAGCAGATGGACACCCTGGTGCTGCGCGAGCACCGCGGGCACCGCCTCGGGATGCTGCTGAAGCTCGCCAACCTGCGCGAGCTGACCGCCCGGTTCCCCGGGTGCGCGCTCGTGGAGACGGTCAACGCTGAGGAGAACGTGCCGATGCTGGAGGTCAACGACGCGATCGGCTTCGCGGCGAGCGCCTTCTCGGCGCGCTGGCGGAAGCGCCTCGACAGGTGA